In the Ictalurus furcatus strain D&B chromosome 13, Billie_1.0, whole genome shotgun sequence genome, AATGATGATTCTGTTGGAATTTCAACATTGAATCAATGTCGCCATGCTATCTGGGAGGTTTCTGTGCAAGGCATCAGAATGCAAATGCAAAGGGAATTTGACTTTTGGCAGGCTCCTTAGACGACCCAGAGGAAGTGAAATAGCAAACGGGGGTAATTGCTATTGCTATTTCAATATGGCAGGATCATAACTCATAAGACATgggaaatgcaattgcaaatggGCTTTGTGTTTCCATGTGAAATTTGGTAGACACTGTACGGTCATGTAAACGGTAATAcacaatttgcattttcatgtgAGTTGTCACAATTTATGCGTCCACAAACAGGTAACGCAACTGCAAATACAGTTTGAAATtccttttaaaaatttaaaagtgGATAGCGGAAGTGGAAAGAAGCATATTTCTGTCCATTAGTAAAAAGAAGGCAGGAGAGAACGCCAATTAAAGCCTTTTGATTCATAACCAAGTAATCACAGATCCAGCTTTCATTGGCCAGAAAATAGTCTCTttctataataaattatattcctCAGCCTTTTCTATGGATGACACTGACTCCTTCTTTAACCATATCACAGATTGTATTCCCTGCATAGATGACGAGTTCACAGGGTTGTGAGATTCTCTTCATGAAAattcaaatagttcaatctCCTTACCAGGAGGTACATCACCCCGATTTATCATCAGATGTGGAGTTAAACAGGGCTGCCATATTTCTCCATTTCTCTTTGTAATGGTTACAGAAAtgctttctatttttattacaaattcaAACATAGCTCCATTAAAGGTACTTGGGCAACCAGTAATCACCAGCCAGTTAGCAGATGATACAACCATCTCTATGAAGCAGCTAACGGAAGTTCCCAAGGTATTGCATACAATTCACATTTTCTCCGTTCTAAAGTTAAATTTGAATAAGTGTGAGCTAATGCCAGTTCAGCAAAGATGCTTAACAGAGGCTTACAGCATCCCTATAAAATCCACAGATAAATGCTCGGGCATGTAAATATCCAAAGATTCAATTGAAAGTGAAAATATGAATGTGTGGAAAGTAGTAGATGAATAAAGTAAACATTGCTCATGGTTATTAAGAGAGATTAGCTTATTGGGTTGAATATTTTATCTATCCTGCATACGCAAAGTAGAGctattaataaagataaatcAGGTTGATTTTGATTATATCTGGatcaggaaaattcattacattaaGAGAGCAGAGATGACCAAAGAATTTAAAGATGGAAGCCTACAAGCCATCGGTTTTAATTGTATGAATGGGATCTTGAAAATTAAATGGTTAAAACCTTTCCTTAACAACAAACAACTTCTGGTTCCATATTCCCAGAGAAATATTTAAGAAATTGGGAGGGATCAAATTTTTACTTAGATATGATTTCAGTATTCAATGTTTCCTGTTTAAATTATCCCACTTTCACCAGCAGGTCATGTTATATTGGAAACAGTTGCACCTCCAGGATTAGTTTCAATGCTGTAATTACAAAACTAAAGGATTGGAGACGCCCACTTTGAAGATAAAACCTTTCGTAGCATGTGAAAATACGCTGTtatatttttactgtttaatgttttactgCAGAATCACAAAAAATCCACCATTAAATattgttcatttacacacacacacacaccatggccCTTCCTGCTCTGCAGAATAAACCAGATAAACCGACGGTTTAGACGGTGTCAGTAAAAGTAAAACTACGCACATCCATTTTCTGTCGAGGGGAAAATAAACCATTTcaggagtaaaaacacagtgagtatctaaatctaaagctataatatataaacacactgaatgtacACCAGATGCAGAAGAGTTTTGTGGGTTTGTACTGAAGTTTGAATGTACACAGGTTGTTTTATGACTTGATACCATGACTATTTCCTGTAAGTGAACTCTGTGCTGATacagggtttgatttaacacaccgatgttggagtgaagtaaacgtgtgtcctgctgtaatctggagaaggagacatgacctccaacatgagtgtgtctggagaacaggacttaaagaaagacgagaggtgagttacttttccattcaccagcaataaatacacaccgtCTCATGGGAACAGATCTGTATCTCTAAACACTCACTAGTTTACAGAGGAACTAAGCTttggtttaaggtgtttaatagcagtgaatatatcactgatctgatctaagaacagtttagagaaatcattcactgagagaagagtaaaaaggactgtgtaatgtgtaggAGAAGAGCAGTGtagctttgagtcagtgaactctacaggctttaagacccagctgagtcagttatctgtgattgggactcctgacatcagtgtaattcctGAGGTATGAGGTGTGTCTCCtgtttgaataagtgtgcagactgtagctgaattaaaaagatggaattattactgtttaatgatgaacacattgtgtaacagtgctgagacagcagagtattaattattgctgatatttctgttctaattacagaatgatggagggaaagagatcagactcaccagaacccagctgtgtgtccatgaagagtgaccGGTCAATGGATCATCCACTTCTGTTCAGAGACAGAGCCAGTTCTCCTGATGtgaggtcagtacagtgaggtgttttacagcagtgttccacCTAATCAAACTCACTGGTCTCATTATGAAGTCCTTCATGAGCTTTATCAGGTGTTGAAACAGTAAAACACTAaagtgtgcagtgctgcagctctcggactggcagtgaggaaaactgctttaagagttcagttcagcctgcagtccctgagctggagggtctgtggtgctacacaacaacatttacacctgggacattaatgactagatcactattttattcataaaaatgttaGTGTCACTGAGGAAACCCTGaaatcagtgtattgtgttaaaaagatagtgttaaatatctgtctctgtatgtattagtgtgttgtgcagctatgaatacatatagtctatattacatcatgtgttttatttgttcacagaccacaaaagaagaaatcaaacatCAGCAGAAATCAGCTAGACTCCATAttcgaggtgtgtgtgtctttttaatgtgtgtaacttgtgtgtgagtaggttgcaggttttttatttaagataatgCCAGTTCACAGGTTTATCGATGTGcagcagcattatgggtaatcagaCAGAATTTCAGTTGTAACTGTGGTAATAGAAAGAgacctttcttcttttcataaaataaaagcatctctcagtgtgtaacattataatatttagatgtgttcctgtgtgtttctaaccaggagctggaacacaaagtcatcactctgataaagaatgagctgaagaggtttaggaagctcctgagtccagattacccagcatgcactgagagggaggtggaggatgaggaggatctgcagagtgtcagagagggagcgctgaagatcacactgcacgtcctgaagaacatgaaccacacagatctcgctaacacactgcacaacagtaagagctctgagtcatggcttcattccatcaggttcactttagagagagtaaatagttttagatatgaACACCTTTAGTTTGAAGTTTGAGTTTAGTATCATGTACATCtggtgcttttctgttctgtttgtgGTCCAGTTTGTGATTACTCTGTAAAGTGGTCCTGTTCCTTCAATAATATTTAGTCCATGAATCAGGAATGAACAGCACCATTTGaaagaattttacattttatattgtgctcagtgattttgcattaaaacatgttattactttgtttattagagtctgtggcctctgtgtatcagacagagctgaaatccagcctgagagagaagtttaaaagaattaatgaaggaatctcacagcatggaagctcagcacttctgaatgagatctatacagatctctacatcacagagggttggagtggagacgtcaataacgaacatgaggtgagacagattgagacagcgtccaggagaccagcaacacaggagacacccatcaaatgtaacgagctctttaaagacaagtccatcagaagagtgctgactaaaggagttgctggaattggaaaaacagcctctgtgcagaagttcattctggactgggctgaaggaaaagcaaatcaggacgtcaccttcatgtttccacttccctttagagagctgaatctgatgaagcagagaaatctcagtctgatggagcttcttcatcactttttcccagAAATGAGAAAACTAGAATTACTAGACTCCTACACAGTGgtgttgatctttgatggtctggatgagtgtcgacttcctctaaatttccagaagaatgagagattgtgtgatgtgacagagtcagcctcggtggatgtgctgctgacaaacctcatcaaggggaatctgcttccctctgctctcctctggataacctctcgaccaggagcagccaatcagatccctcctgagtgtgtagaccaggtaacagaggtacgaggcttcagtgatcctcagaaagaggagtacttcaggaagaggatcagtgatcagagcctggccaataaaatcatcacatgcatgaagtcttcaagaagcctctacatcatgtgccacatcccagtcttctgctggatctcagccactgttctagagagaatgttgggtgaagcagagagtggagaggtccccaagactctgactcaaatgttcacacacttcctgatctttcagatcaaacacaaggaccaaaagtaccatcagaaatgtgaccctgatcctcagcagaccagagagagtatcgtggcactggggaaactggctttccaacagctggagaaaggaaacctgatcttctatgaggaagacctgacagagtgtggcattgatgttggAGAAGTtgcagtgtactcaggagtgtgtacccaaattttcagagaggagtttgggcttcacctggggaaggtgttcagctttgtacatctgagtgttcaggagtttctggctgctttatacacatttctctgctttatttttaaaaagactaaTGTATTAGTGGAGCAACGCACTGGACTTTTCCATTTCTTCAGCAAGTCAACCATGTCTGATTTCCTCAGgagtgcagtggacaaggccttacagagtgagaatggacacctggacctgttcctccgcttccttctgggtctctcactggagtccaatcaggctctcttacgaggcttaatgccccagacaggaagcagctctcacagcaaacaggaaacagtcgagtacatcaaggagaagatcagggagaatccatctccagagaaatccatcaatctgttccactgtctgaatgaactgaatgatcattctctagtgcaggaagtacagaCTTACCTGAACAGAGGAGGTAACATTCGTCTCAGGGTAAccagactctctcctgctcagtggtcagctttggtgtttgtgttactgaactcagaTCAGGAGCTGGATGAGTTTGATTTGAGTAAATATGACCCATCAGAGCACTGTTTTATAAagctgctgccagtggtcaaagcctccagaaaagctgagtgagtatttttatttataaatgtattactgcatgatttgttattttaatgtaacactgaactgcactgtttggattaatgctTGTTAATAGTTactctaatcatctttaaacaaacctctggtACGGTTACAGAAGattgtttcactttttacactaACACGTTACGTGTGCACTGAGATCTGGGCCATGTggacaaaataatgaaattattattattattattattattattattattattattaataattattattattattgttattattattgttgttgttgttgttattattattttcagttgCAATGAAAATTAaaggaatgaaaacagaagggtttgttgtttgaacaaatgctttattataataaagcatttgtttataataataataataataataataataatagtactgatgtggtgtcctgtcctctgatttctgtgtgtaagagaaacacactcacatttctgttacatggtaaactttagctggattatggctgtgtttgtgtgtttgaggtcagagTTCTGAtacttcatcatttctcttccagtctgagtgggtgtaatctgacagaggaaagctgtagagttctgtcctcagttctcagctcaaactcctccagtctgagagaactgaacctgagtcacaataacctacaggattcaggagtgaagctgctctctgctggactggagaatccacactgtacactggagacactgaggtacacacacacacacacacacacacacacacaaacacaccaacaacagtaataataataataataataataataataataatatttacatagcacatttcatacataaaatgcagctcaaagtgtttcacaatggaaaataaaataaaatgacaaatataatattaaaggagacctattttaagcctttttacaagatgtaatataagtctcaggtgtccccagaatgtgtctgtgaagtttcagcccAAAATACCCCACAGATCTTATACcctgctgtaaatgcccctttttgggtaGAAGCAAAAACAggctgttttggtgtgtgtctctttaaatgcaaatgagctgctgcgccccccccccccccccttccggAAGAGACCAGCTCCTGCTTCTGATACTACATTAgctgtggaatctgctaacaaccTTATTCACAAAGCagcctggtgtaaaatgattcacagAAAACCTACACAGTTTTCAAAAGGACAATCaccttactgtattgtgcataataaaggtgcgttttcgggttaaaaataaaaatgacgacATAACTCTGGCACTTTAGCCGCATTAGccatggaatctgctaacaagctcaaACTATTAACAAAATCGACTTGCAAacattcccaaaatataaagtgtgatATTTACGTCTtttggatatgaagctggatcacgaacagtgggtactgatccatgcttgagaaaCAAGTTTTTatcaaatcctgctttgtattgaccctcgttcacaaagcagtctggtgtgaaatgattttaggtatttttggggcacatttccttcaaatatAAAACTTCACTGCGTCTTCAGTGTCTTTgatgccgggagtacatgaagactctcatgttcattcttacagccaacaacagaacacttacaaagcttacGAAGCAGAGACATTCTTCtcatcactgtagctgctccagtGCGGAGAACATGACCGATTGTGTGCAGCTGACTCAGGGGAGGAactatgctaatagggcagagtccctGGGCAGGGCTTGTTCCAACGTGACGTCACAttagagcaaaaacaaaaacggctCATTTTGAGactctgtttatgatttattgggaatataaaaaaggagtgggtggatttttaccatcgtagggtggttgtgtacacattctgccaacacacatttatgttccaacaccatttaaaagtgaattttgcataataggccccttttaaaacaaaatattgcaacacaacattaaagatgaaaatacaatattaaaaccTAAAAATTCCTTaagaaataattaagaaatcaaacagaaaataaaatttaaaatagatcagcatgagatttaaaaaaaaaaaaaaaatcagttttaagCCTAAAATGAAGAGGCCTAATTGAAAGCCaaggtaaataaatgtgttgaagctgctttttaaatatatttactagtGTTGGGTCTGAGTCCACCTTTGTGGAATCAGAATCGAGACCAAGTCCATAACCAATCAAGTCTGAGTCCAAGTctgagtccaaaaggggccggGTTGCACTTAAGACCGAGTCTTTAATGGCCATGTCTGAGTCGATTCtggccgagtccagaaagtaattacattgaaaaaagatttgaaattgcaattgtaaactcaacactgagctgttaaattagtattttaaccttcacaaaccaatggcaacataactgtaacaaaaaataccactattacaccTTGCCATtgcaatttaatatttttatttcatggcatcagcacctcaactagtttcctatcaaaaaatggtttcaataaaaaaatggatatagaggtatatgtagaacttttattagattacaagtgtatgaaaatacaaatgaagctgttttgttattgtgtcACAcaatattgtgtcctccagttcgagttacatttcagtgatttgatgcctctcccccaTAGTTATATagtctgagtgagtgagagagtgagtgagtgcagagtagagttacattttgcagcatgtcataacaacaagcttcatgctttattattgCTTATAATCTGTCTCTGAATCACAACagactcatttctgaacacagctctgttcttgtaacttttttcattttaatttctaaaataaaaacatcagctGGGTTTGagatttactacattaagaagtacatttcacattttacgtgacattcaagactggaattaccagtgttatatatatatatatatatatatatatatatatatatatatatatatatatatatataacacaatatctcacaaaagtgagtacactgctcacatcttttcatgtgacaacactgaagaaatgacactttgctacagtgtaaagtagtgagtgtacagcttgtgtaacagtgtaaatttgctgtcccctcaaaataactcaacacacaacaattaatgtctaaaccgctggaaacaaaagtgagtacacccctaagtgaaaagaaaatgtacaaattggtcCCAAAGTggcaatattttgtgtggccaccattattttccagcactgccttaaccctcttgggcatggagttcaccagagcgtcacaggttgccactggagtcctcttccactcctccatgacgacatcacggagccgATGGATGTTTGAGACCTTCTGCTCCTCCACcgtctgtttgaggatgccccacagatgctcagtagagtttagtccatcaccttcaccttcagcttctttagcaaggcagtggtcgtcttcgaggtgtgtttggggttgttattatgctggaatactgcatactgattaTGCTCTGCTTCACTATGTCAcaatacatgttggcattcatggttccctcaatgaataaacgtatgagtgctgccagtattgctgcagaggttgaaggggtggggggtcagcctgtaaatgctcagaccatacgccgcacactgcgtcaaattggtctgcagggctgtcgtcccagaaggaagcctcttctaaagatgatgcacaagaaagcccacaaacagtttgctgaagacaagcaggctaaggacatggattactggaaccaagataaacttatttggttcagatggtgtcaagcatgtttgGCTGCAACCatgtgaggagtacaaagacaagtgtgtcttgcctacagtcaagcatggtggtggaagtgtcatGTTCTgcggctgcatgagtgctgccggcactggggagctacagttcattgagggaaccatgaatgccaactggtactgtgacatactgaagcagagcatgatcccctcccttcggagactgggccgcagagcagtattccagcatgataatgaccccaaacacacctcgaagacgaccactgccttgctgtgtatatatatatatataatatatatatatatgtgtatatatatgtatgtatatatatatatatatatatatgtatgtatatatatatatatatatatatatatatatatatatatacatatatatatatatatatatatatatatacacacatatatatgtatatatatatatatatatatatatatatatatatatgtatatatatatatatacatatatatatatatatatatatatacatatatatatatatatatgtatatataatatatatatatatataatatatatatatatatatatacatatatgtatatacacatatatatatacacatatatatatatatatatatatatatattatatatatatatatatatatatatatatgtatatatatatatatatatatatatatatatatatatgtatatatgtatgtatatatgtatatgtgcgcATGCAGCTAACAATAATTGTCATAATTGTTTAGTTGGcggattaatcggatggggcaaactttcaggttaTTCGAAATCTAacgtgttccatttgagacgatttTACCTTTCTagaattcatacactagaccagtggttctcaactttttgtgagctttggacccctagaatatttcgaacaatccacaagggccccctcactccacaacaattataggctattaTATTTAACAATCATTTCTATATgtgttacttttattttatttaaatttaacattaagaatttttctggtttcttggctTTGACAACAGTTAGTTCCACAGATGTCAACGTAACCATGCCAAAACTCATTTCAAGGAGGTGACTTCACTGGCTACCTCCCACCTCCTCACCTcacggagagagagggaggtcgACTGTAAAGCCCGCCTAACGAGAAAAGTGATAGATTATTTAGCAcaaagagagaccaatcagaatgcgcGCT is a window encoding:
- the LOC128617308 gene encoding NLR family CARD domain-containing protein 3-like, giving the protein MTSNMSVSGEQDLKKDERMMEGKRSDSPEPSCVSMKSDRSMDHPLLFRDRASSPDVRPQKKKSNISRNQLDSIFEELEHKVITLIKNELKRFRKLLSPDYPACTEREVEDEEDLQSVREGALKITLHVLKNMNHTDLANTLHNKSVASVYQTELKSSLREKFKRINEGISQHGSSALLNEIYTDLYITEGWSGDVNNEHEVRQIETASRRPATQETPIKCNELFKDKSIRRVLTKGVAGIGKTASVQKFILDWAEGKANQDVTFMFPLPFRELNLMKQRNLSLMELLHHFFPEMRKLELLDSYTVVLIFDGLDECRLPLNFQKNERLCDVTESASVDVLLTNLIKGNLLPSALLWITSRPGAANQIPPECVDQVTEVRGFSDPQKEEYFRKRISDQSLANKIITCMKSSRSLYIMCHIPVFCWISATVLERMLGEAESGEVPKTLTQMFTHFLIFQIKHKDQKYHQKCDPDPQQTRESIVALGKLAFQQLEKGNLIFYEEDLTECGIDVGEVAVYSGVCTQIFREEFGLHLGKVFSFVHLSVQEFLAALYTFLCFIFKKTNVLVEQRTGLFHFFSKSTMSDFLRSAVDKALQSENGHLDLFLRFLLGLSLESNQALLRGLMPQTGSSSHSKQETVEYIKEKIRENPSPEKSINLFHCLNELNDHSLVQEVQTYLNRGGNIRLRVTRLSPAQCCSSAENMTDCVQLTQGRNYANRAESLGRACSNVTSH